A window from Azoarcus sp. DD4 encodes these proteins:
- a CDS encoding alpha/beta hydrolase has translation MFFVTNREIVAGETGMGQLGTTPNSKGPNELRLVEAVKSGRSWSVSVLPDVVTPDMRSSAGIAPSDQPVYASAYVARVLLERIRKEKKNLLFFVHGFNNDVKAVLERANSLQQLYGVEVLAFSWPANGGGLSGVASYKSDQRDARASVGAFDRCLGRIGELLAELTVQEGIRLQEEARLRHPDDAEKREAFFARLQEKHCPFTVNMMLHSMGNYLYKHTLLSTASYADRLVFDNIVLLAADTNNLDHAQWVDRIPCRKSVYITINENDGALRASRMKTGEQQQARLGHYRHRLDARQALYVDFTGAPQVGSSHAYFEDDTVRLKTAVARQFFQRAFNGERAEDGLPFDPATHMYRIPGA, from the coding sequence ATGTTCTTCGTCACCAACCGCGAAATCGTCGCCGGGGAGACCGGCATGGGCCAACTCGGTACCACACCCAACAGCAAGGGGCCCAACGAACTGCGCCTGGTCGAGGCGGTCAAGAGCGGGCGAAGCTGGTCGGTCAGCGTGCTGCCCGATGTCGTCACGCCGGACATGCGCAGCAGCGCAGGCATTGCGCCCTCGGACCAACCGGTTTATGCCAGCGCCTACGTCGCCCGCGTGCTGCTCGAGCGCATCCGCAAGGAAAAGAAGAACCTGCTGTTCTTCGTTCATGGCTTCAACAACGACGTCAAGGCGGTGCTGGAACGCGCCAACAGCCTGCAGCAGCTCTATGGCGTGGAGGTGCTGGCTTTCTCCTGGCCCGCCAATGGCGGCGGACTCAGCGGGGTGGCGAGCTACAAGAGCGACCAGCGCGACGCGCGCGCCTCGGTCGGCGCCTTCGACCGCTGCCTCGGCCGCATCGGTGAACTGCTCGCCGAGCTGACGGTACAGGAGGGCATCCGCCTGCAGGAAGAAGCCCGCCTGCGCCACCCCGACGACGCCGAGAAGCGCGAAGCCTTCTTCGCCCGCCTGCAGGAGAAGCACTGCCCCTTCACCGTGAACATGATGCTGCACAGCATGGGCAACTACCTCTACAAGCACACCCTGCTCTCGACCGCGAGCTACGCCGACCGGCTCGTGTTCGACAACATCGTGCTGCTGGCGGCCGACACCAACAACCTCGACCACGCGCAATGGGTGGACCGCATTCCCTGCCGCAAATCGGTGTACATCACCATCAACGAGAACGACGGCGCCCTGCGCGCCTCGCGCATGAAGACCGGCGAGCAGCAGCAGGCCCGGCTCGGCCACTACCGCCACCGGCTGGACGCGCGCCAGGCGCTGTACGTGGATTTCACCGGCGCGCCGCAGGTAGGCAGCAGCCATGCCTACTTCGAGGACGACACGGTGCGTCTCAAGACCGCGGTCGCCCGCCAGTTCTTCCAGCGCGCCTTCAACGGGGAACGCGCCGAAGACGGCCTGCCCTTCGATCCGGCCACCCACATGTACCGTATCCCCGGTGCCTGA
- a CDS encoding DsbA family oxidoreductase, whose product MPLNIDIVSDFVCPWCFIGKARLQGALDDLRAQRPELDVRINWLPYFLNPDTPPAGEPYRAFLEAKFGGAKQVDAMHARVAEAGAPDVSFAFERMTIRPNTLRAHRLMYRAQAQGRRQTQIAALADALFAAHFLEGRNIGDIDTLADIATACGDKTDAVRAYLESDADTAVVQRMAAQVQQQGVTGVPFFILNRKLAVSGAQSVAAMGAALLQALE is encoded by the coding sequence ATGCCGCTCAACATCGACATCGTTTCCGACTTCGTCTGCCCCTGGTGCTTCATCGGCAAGGCCAGGCTGCAAGGCGCACTCGACGACCTGCGGGCCCAGCGCCCGGAACTCGACGTCCGCATCAACTGGTTGCCCTATTTCCTGAATCCGGACACGCCGCCTGCCGGCGAGCCCTACCGCGCCTTCCTCGAGGCCAAGTTCGGCGGCGCGAAGCAGGTCGACGCGATGCATGCGCGCGTCGCCGAAGCGGGCGCACCGGATGTGAGTTTCGCCTTCGAACGCATGACGATACGGCCCAACACCCTGCGGGCGCATCGCCTGATGTATCGCGCCCAGGCCCAAGGCAGACGGCAGACCCAGATCGCCGCACTGGCCGATGCCTTGTTCGCCGCGCACTTCCTGGAAGGCCGCAACATCGGCGACATCGACACGCTGGCGGACATCGCCACGGCCTGCGGCGACAAGACCGACGCCGTGCGCGCCTACCTTGAAAGCGATGCCGATACTGCGGTGGTGCAGCGGATGGCGGCGCAGGTACAGCAGCAAGGGGTGACCGGAGTGCCTTTCTTCATCCTCAACCGCAAGCTGGCGGTTTCGGGCGCACAGTCGGTGGCGGCCATGGGTGCCGCGCTGCTGCAAGCGCTGGAATAA
- the dctP gene encoding TRAP transporter substrate-binding protein DctP, which produces MQKKTGKLAAGLLFAIVASTAQGAEITLKAVSAFGQDTFFAQRFKAFVEKVNAEGKGVMKIQVVGGPESMPPFEVGNALRAGVIDLANSTGVFHANLVPEALAMTLAEKPMSELRANGGYALLDQIHREKANMVWLARVSDGLQYHIYSNKKVASSDFSGFKLRSVPVYRAFFQSVGASPLQVAPGEVYTALERGVVDGYGWPSIGVFDLGWQEKTKYRVEPGFYNVEVSFFMNQNTWKKLDATQRAFLEKQIAWVESQNAGDLKKAEEEKARQGKAGIEAVALPADQVNLFVAKAYEAGWKGIEQASPQNAAKLKPLFSNGR; this is translated from the coding sequence ATGCAGAAGAAAACCGGAAAACTGGCCGCGGGCCTGCTGTTCGCGATTGTCGCCTCGACCGCACAGGGTGCGGAAATCACCCTCAAGGCCGTCAGCGCCTTCGGCCAGGACACCTTTTTCGCGCAGCGATTCAAGGCCTTCGTCGAGAAGGTGAATGCCGAGGGCAAGGGCGTCATGAAGATCCAGGTGGTCGGCGGGCCGGAGTCGATGCCACCGTTCGAGGTCGGCAACGCCCTGCGGGCCGGCGTGATCGACCTCGCCAACAGTACCGGCGTGTTCCACGCCAACCTGGTGCCGGAAGCGCTGGCGATGACGCTGGCCGAGAAGCCGATGTCCGAACTGCGCGCCAACGGCGGCTACGCGCTGCTCGACCAGATCCATCGCGAGAAGGCCAACATGGTGTGGCTGGCGCGGGTGTCGGACGGCCTGCAGTACCACATCTATTCCAACAAGAAGGTCGCCAGCTCCGACTTTTCCGGCTTCAAGCTGCGCAGCGTGCCGGTGTACCGCGCCTTCTTCCAGTCGGTTGGCGCTTCGCCGCTGCAGGTGGCGCCGGGAGAGGTCTATACCGCGCTCGAACGCGGCGTGGTGGATGGCTACGGCTGGCCGTCGATCGGCGTGTTCGACCTCGGTTGGCAGGAAAAGACCAAGTACCGCGTCGAGCCCGGCTTCTACAACGTCGAGGTCAGCTTCTTCATGAACCAGAACACCTGGAAGAAGCTCGATGCCACCCAGCGGGCCTTCCTGGAGAAGCAGATCGCCTGGGTGGAATCGCAGAACGCCGGCGATCTGAAGAAGGCGGAAGAAGAGAAGGCGCGCCAGGGCAAGGCGGGGATCGAAGCGGTCGCGTTGCCGGCCGACCAGGTGAACCTGTTCGTGGCCAAGGCCTACGAGGCGGGTTGGAAGGGCATCGAGCAGGCCAGCCCGCAGAACGCCGCCAAGCTCAAGCCGCTGTTCAGCAACGGCCGCTGA
- a CDS encoding TRAP transporter large permease, with the protein MEWQSALLLMMGCLFALMLIGVPVAFAFLGVNLIGAWIFLGGEAGLGQLVRNSVGSVSSFSLTPIPLFVLMGEVLFHTGLAFKAIEAIERLISRVPGRLSVVSVLGGTVFATLSGSTIANTAMMGGTLLPEMLRRGYHPTLSIGPIMAVGGIAMLIPPSALAVMLGSLGGISISQLLIGGIVPGLVMSIGFLGYIVLRCRANPELAPADDNVVDVRGWERWKPFVRDVVPLFAIFVAVVGSMLIGWASPTESAAIGALASVVATMAYRALTLHALYKALMETARVSVIILFVMVASTTFSQLLSFSGATTGLLGLINGMDLSPLLLVLGMLFLLLVLGCVIDQVSMMMITLPFFMPLAHAAGIDTVWLGVMMLIAIEMGLLTPPFGLLLMVMQSVAPPHIRLQQIYGSAIPFIAIELVVLVLIIAVPGLAIGLPKLMS; encoded by the coding sequence ATGGAATGGCAATCCGCGCTGTTGTTGATGATGGGCTGCCTGTTCGCGCTGATGCTGATTGGCGTGCCGGTGGCGTTTGCCTTCCTCGGGGTCAATCTGATCGGAGCCTGGATCTTCCTCGGCGGCGAGGCCGGGCTCGGACAGCTGGTGCGCAACTCGGTCGGCTCGGTGAGCAGCTTTTCGCTGACGCCTATCCCGCTGTTCGTGCTGATGGGCGAGGTGCTGTTCCACACCGGCCTTGCCTTCAAGGCCATCGAGGCGATCGAACGGCTGATCTCGCGCGTCCCGGGCCGCCTGTCGGTGGTATCGGTGCTGGGCGGCACGGTGTTCGCCACGCTGTCCGGCTCGACCATCGCCAACACCGCGATGATGGGCGGTACCTTGCTGCCGGAGATGCTGCGACGCGGCTACCACCCGACACTGTCCATCGGCCCGATCATGGCGGTGGGCGGCATTGCGATGCTGATCCCGCCCTCGGCGCTGGCGGTGATGCTGGGCAGTTTGGGCGGCATTTCGATCTCGCAGTTGCTGATCGGCGGCATCGTGCCTGGCCTGGTCATGTCGATCGGCTTCCTCGGCTACATCGTGCTGCGCTGCCGCGCCAACCCGGAGCTGGCGCCCGCCGACGACAATGTGGTGGATGTCCGAGGCTGGGAGCGATGGAAGCCCTTCGTGCGCGACGTGGTGCCGCTGTTCGCCATCTTCGTCGCGGTGGTCGGCAGCATGTTGATCGGCTGGGCTTCGCCCACGGAGTCCGCTGCCATCGGTGCGCTGGCCTCGGTGGTGGCCACCATGGCCTACCGCGCGCTCACCCTGCATGCGCTCTACAAGGCACTGATGGAGACCGCGCGCGTGTCGGTGATCATCCTGTTCGTGATGGTGGCCTCCACGACCTTCTCGCAGTTGCTGAGCTTTTCCGGTGCCACCACCGGCTTGCTGGGCCTCATCAACGGCATGGACCTGTCGCCGCTGCTGCTGGTGCTTGGCATGCTGTTCCTGCTGCTGGTGCTCGGCTGCGTGATCGACCAGGTCAGCATGATGATGATCACGCTGCCCTTCTTCATGCCGCTCGCGCACGCCGCCGGCATCGACACCGTGTGGCTCGGCGTGATGATGCTGATTGCCATCGAGATGGGCCTGCTGACGCCGCCGTTCGGCCTGCTGCTGATGGTGATGCAGAGCGTGGCGCCGCCGCACATCCGCCTGCAGCAGATCTACGGTTCGGCGATTCCCTTCATCGCCATCGAGCTGGTCGTGCTTGTGCTCATCATCGCGGTGCCAGGGCTGGCGATAGGCTTGCCCAAGCTGATGAGCTGA
- a CDS encoding TRAP transporter small permease, with the protein MATQQAPAAFRAPANRLYHALMASCGVTAAALFGSMALLVSVDVFMRNLGLGTLPWSVEMTEYMLMVATFVAAPWLLYVGDHIRIDMLLRAASPAGRWLLEVVTDLAGLVICAVLAWQCFVVTQDAAAQGGVVFKVLIFPEWWLNLPMGFACVMLTVEFARRLRAAFVRREA; encoded by the coding sequence ATGGCAACCCAACAGGCCCCGGCCGCGTTCAGAGCGCCGGCCAACAGGCTTTACCACGCCTTGATGGCGAGCTGCGGCGTGACTGCAGCTGCGCTCTTCGGCAGCATGGCGCTGCTGGTCAGCGTCGACGTGTTCATGCGCAATCTCGGTCTCGGCACGCTGCCGTGGAGCGTCGAGATGACCGAGTACATGCTGATGGTCGCGACCTTCGTCGCTGCGCCCTGGCTGCTCTACGTCGGCGATCACATCCGTATCGACATGCTGCTGCGCGCGGCATCGCCCGCCGGGCGCTGGCTGCTCGAGGTCGTCACCGATCTGGCCGGGCTGGTGATCTGCGCGGTGCTGGCGTGGCAGTGCTTCGTCGTCACCCAGGACGCCGCAGCCCAGGGCGGCGTGGTGTTCAAGGTGCTGATCTTCCCGGAGTGGTGGTTGAACCTGCCCATGGGCTTTGCCTGTGTGATGCTGACGGTGGAGTTTGCCCGCCGCCTGCGTGCCGCCTTCGTGCGCCGGGAGGCCTGA
- a CDS encoding DUF2237 family protein has protein sequence MPSSRNVLGGDLLACSYAPLTGFYRTGCCETGPDDHGRHLICVRVTAEFLKFSQQAGNDLSTPRPEYRFAGLKPGDRWCLCAMRWVEALRAGFAPPVVLEATHEAALKIVDLDTLKAHAYGTKLGPTN, from the coding sequence ATGCCCTCCTCACGCAATGTGCTCGGCGGCGACTTGCTGGCTTGCAGTTACGCGCCGTTGACCGGCTTCTACCGTACCGGCTGCTGCGAGACCGGGCCCGATGACCATGGCCGTCACCTGATCTGCGTGCGGGTCACCGCCGAGTTCCTGAAGTTCTCCCAGCAGGCCGGGAACGACCTCTCGACGCCGCGGCCCGAGTACCGCTTTGCCGGCCTCAAACCCGGTGATCGCTGGTGCTTGTGCGCGATGCGCTGGGTGGAGGCGCTGCGCGCCGGGTTCGCACCGCCGGTGGTGCTCGAGGCCACCCACGAAGCGGCACTGAAGATCGTCGATCTCGATACGCTCAAGGCCCACGCCTACGGAACCAAGTTGGGGCCGACCAACTGA
- a CDS encoding HD-GYP domain-containing protein, which produces MVPLNLHDAITALTTSFDFVGIDEVQHGKRVGYMARTVAQALGWSDERCWNLLHAGMLHDCGVSRVREHRHLTETLEWDGEEEHCIRGAAYLQACPILAHFTDIVRYHHTRWATLETMPELDPAMKLEANLVYLVDRADVLLAPWMDGGHLNNAIMWEKDAIVARLQGLAGTLFCPELVDAFVRVAESEAFWLGMDPLYLNEEMESLGRNIPPVCLSAPELRELALMFSRVVDAKSPYTDDHSRRVALISRHLAEVMGRDRETLDMIELAGLLHDMGKLRVPDEIIEKAGELTREERAWISRHSYDTYRILARIFPATPIPDWAGAHHENLLGLGYPFRRTAGEIDLETRIISVADIFQALLQDRPYRARLSGDEVMSRIRALVADGRLDRDVVATLQCELAVCLDLAAGEDALGERFPAIAA; this is translated from the coding sequence ATGGTCCCACTGAATCTGCATGACGCGATCACCGCGCTCACCACTTCCTTCGACTTCGTCGGCATCGACGAGGTGCAACACGGCAAGCGTGTCGGCTATATGGCGCGCACGGTGGCGCAGGCGCTGGGCTGGTCGGACGAGCGCTGCTGGAATCTGCTGCATGCGGGCATGCTGCACGACTGCGGCGTCTCGCGGGTGCGGGAGCATCGCCATCTCACCGAGACGCTGGAGTGGGACGGGGAGGAGGAGCACTGCATCCGCGGTGCCGCCTACCTGCAGGCCTGCCCCATCCTCGCGCATTTCACCGACATCGTGCGTTATCACCATACGCGCTGGGCGACCCTGGAAACCATGCCGGAACTCGACCCGGCGATGAAGCTCGAGGCGAATCTCGTCTATCTGGTGGACAGGGCGGACGTCCTGCTTGCGCCCTGGATGGACGGCGGCCACCTCAACAACGCGATCATGTGGGAGAAGGATGCCATCGTCGCCCGGTTGCAGGGGCTGGCGGGCACCTTGTTCTGTCCGGAACTGGTCGACGCCTTCGTGCGCGTGGCGGAGTCCGAAGCCTTCTGGTTGGGGATGGACCCGCTCTATCTCAACGAGGAGATGGAATCGCTCGGGCGCAACATTCCCCCGGTGTGTCTTTCCGCGCCGGAACTGCGCGAGTTGGCGTTGATGTTCTCGCGGGTGGTCGATGCCAAGAGTCCCTATACCGACGACCATTCCCGCCGCGTCGCCTTGATCAGCCGCCATCTTGCCGAGGTGATGGGGCGCGATCGCGAGACCCTGGACATGATAGAGCTGGCCGGCCTGCTGCACGACATGGGCAAACTGCGGGTGCCGGACGAGATCATCGAGAAGGCGGGCGAACTCACCCGTGAAGAGCGGGCGTGGATCTCCCGTCACAGCTACGACACCTACCGGATTCTCGCACGCATCTTCCCGGCGACGCCCATACCCGACTGGGCCGGCGCCCACCACGAGAACCTGCTCGGGCTGGGCTATCCGTTTCGCCGTACTGCGGGCGAGATCGATCTCGAAACCCGCATCATCTCTGTCGCCGATATTTTCCAGGCGCTGCTGCAGGATCGCCCCTATCGCGCGCGCCTGTCCGGCGACGAGGTGATGAGCCGCATCCGGGCGCTGGTGGCCGATGGAAGGCTGGATCGCGATGTGGTGGCGACCCTGCAGTGCGAGCTCGCCGTGTGCCTCGATCTGGCTGCCGGTGAGGACGCCCTGGGCGAGCGCTTTCCTGCCATTGCTGCCTGA